CGATCCGCGAGATGAACCACATCTGGGAACAGGGTGGTGCCTATGCGCTACTCGGACCTTCGGGCTGCGGCAAGTCCACCTTGCTCAACATCATTTCCGGCTTGCTCAGCCCCTCCGAAGGGCAGGTGATGTTCGACAGCAAAGTCGTCAACGAGCTGACCCCGGAGCGGCGCAACATCGCCCAGGTGTTCCAGTTCCCGGTGGTGTACGACACCATGACCGTGTTCGACAACCTGGCGTTCCCGCTGCGTAACCAGGGCATGGCCGAGGCGAGAGTCCACACCAAGGTGCAGGAAATCGCCGAGGTCCTCGACCTGCAGAACCTGCTGGACAAAAAGGCCCGCAACCTCACCGCCGACGAAAAACAGAAAGTCTCCATGGGCCGCGGATTGGTGCGCGACGACGTGTCGGCGATTCTGTTCGACGAGCCGCTGACGGTGATCGACCCGCACCTGAAATGGAAGCTGCGGCGCAAGCTCAAGCAGATCCACGAGCAGTTCAACATCACCATGGTCTACGTCACCCACGACCAGTTGGAAGCCTCGACTTTCGCCGACAAGATCGCCGTGATGTATGGCGGCCAGATCGTGCAGTTCGGCACGCCCCGGGATTTGTTCGAGCGCCCCAGCCACACCTTTGTCGGCTACTTCATCGGCAGCCCGGGGATGAACCTGATCGAGGTCACGGCGCAGCCCGGTGGCGTCGGCTTCGGCTCGACCCACTTGCCCCTGTCCGACACCCTGCAACAACGCGTTGCCCAGGCCCAGGGCAAAACCCTGAAGGTTGGTATTCGTCCTGAATTCGTACATGTCTGGGACGGCCCTTACGACGACGCGATGCGGGCTGACGTGGTTCACGTCGAAGACCTGGGCACCTACAAGATCCTGACCCTCAACCTCGATGGCGTACCGCTGAAAGTGCGCCTGGCCGAAGACAAGCCCGTGCCCGAAGGCACTGCGTACATCAGTTTTCCGGGCCAATGGCTGATGGTCTATGCCGATGAATACCTGCTGGAACCATTAAGCGAGGTGCAGCCATGAACAAGGTGCAGAACAACAAGGCCTGGTGGCTGGTGTTGCCGGTGTTCCTGCTGGTGGCCTTCAGTGCCGTGATCCCGATGATGACCGTGGTCAACTATTCGGTGCAGGACATCTTCGACCAATCCAGCCGCTACTTCGTCGGCGCCGACTGGTACAAGCAGGTGCTGCTCGATCCACGGCTGCACGACTCGTTGCTGCGCCAGTTTATCTACTCGGCGTGCGTGCTGCTGATTGAAATTCCCCTGGGCATCGCCATCGCCCTGACCATGCCGACCAAGGGCAAATGGTCGTCCCTGGTGCTGATCATCCTGGCGATTCCGCTGCTGATTCCGTGGAACGTGGTGGGCACCATCTGGCAGATTTTCGGCCGGGCCGACATCGGCTTGCTGGGCTCCACCCTCAACGGCCTGGGCATCAACTATAACTATGCGGCCAACACCATGGACGCGTGGGTCACCGTGCTGGTGATGGACGTCTGGCACTGGACTTCATTGGTGGCGCTGCTGTGCTATTCGGGGCTGCGGGCGATTCCCGACGTGTACTACCAGGCCGCGCGGATCGACCGGGCCTCCAACTGGGCGGTGTTCCGGCACATCCAGTTGCCGAAGATGAAAAGCGTGCTGCTGATCGCCGTGATGCTGCGTTTCATGGACAGCTTCATGATCTACACCGAACCGTTCGTGCTCACCGGCGGCGGGCCGGGCAACGCCACCACGTTCCTCAGCCAGACCCTGACGCAAATGGCCATCGGCCAATTCGACCTGGGCCCGGCGGCGGCGTTTTCCCTGGTGTACTTCCTGATCATTCTGTTGGTGTCGTGGCTGTTCTATACCGCCATGACGCACTCCGACGCCAACCGTTGAGGCCCGCACGATGAGCAAGAGAAAGCTGATACCGCTGCTGATCTACATCCTGTTCCTGCTGGTGCCGATCTACTGGCTGCTGAACATGTCGTTCAAGAGCAACACCGAGATCCTCGGCAGCCTGACGCTGTGGCCCCAGGACTTTACCTTCCATAACTACAAGGTGATCTTCACCGACCCGAGTTGGTACACCGGTTACCTCAACTCGCTGTACTACGTGAGCCTGAACACGGTGATTTCCCTGACCGTCGCGCTGCCGGCGGCCTATGCGTTTTCCCGCTACCGCTTCCTCGGGGACAAGCACTTGTTCTTCTGGTTGCTGACCAACCGCATGGCACCGCCGGCGGTGTTCCTGTTGCCGTTTTTCCAGCTGTATTCGTCCATCGGCTTGTTCGACACCCACATTGCCGTGGCCTTGGCGCATTGCCTGTTCAACGTGCCGCTGGCGGTGTGGATCCTCGAAGGCTTCATGTCCGGGGTGCCGAAAGAAATTGACGAGACCGCCTACATTGACGGCTACAGTTTCCCCAAGTTCTTCGTCAAGATTTTCATTCCGTTGATTGGCTCGGGCATCGGTGTCACGGCGTTTTTCTGCTTCATGTTTTCCTGGGTCGAACTGCTGCTGGCGCGCACGCTCACCTCGGTGAATGCCAAGCCGATCGCGGCGGTCATGACCCGCACCGTGTCGGCGTCCGGCATCGATTGGGGCGTGCTGGCGGCGGCGGGGGTGTTGACCATCCTGCCGGGCATGCTGGTGATCTGGTTCGTTCGCAACCACGTGGCCAAGGGCTTTGCCCTGGGCCGGGTCTGAGGAGTCGATGATGGAATGGATGAACTGGACCGCCCCCACGGCGGCGTTCTTTGCGGTCATTGCCGTGCTGCTGGTAGGCATGACCACGTGGGAATTGCGTTCGCCGAGTATCCCTCGGCGTGGTTTCCTGCCGATTGCCACCACCCGTGGCGATCGGTTGTTTATCGGTCTTCTCGGTAGCGCCTACCTGCATATGCTGGTGATCGGTGCTACTGACTGGAGCATCTGGATAGCGTTCGCGTTGTCTTTGGTGTGGCTGTTGGCAGTGATGCGGTGGGGCTAGTCGCGAGCGTTCGACGATCAGGCTCTTAAACCCAAACAGGAGGTCTCTATGTTCAATAAAAACAATAAGCTGCGACATAGCGTTTCATTGGCAGCCATGCTGGCACTCAGCGGGTTGAGTGCTGCGGCCTGGGCCGACGCCTATGAAGACGCCGCTAAAAAATGGATCGGCAGTGAGTTCAAGCCGTCGACCCTGACGGACGCCCAGCAACTTGAAGAACTCAAATGGTTCATCAAGGCATCCGAGCCGTTTCGCGGTATGAAGATCAACGTGGTGTCGGAAACCCTCACCACTCACGAATACGAGTCCAAGGTACTGGCCAAGGCCTTCACCGAAATCACCGGGATCCAGTTGACCCATGACCTTCTGCAAGAAGGGGACGTGGTGGAGAAAATGCAGACGGTGATGCAGTCCGACAAGAACATCTACGACGGCTGGGTCAACGACTCGGACCTGATCGGCACGCACTTTCGCTACGGCAAGACCGAATCGATCACCGACCTGATGGCCAACGAAGGCAAGAACTTCACCTCGCCGACCCTGGACCTCAAGGATTTCATCGGGACGTCCTTCACCACCGCACCGGACGGCAAGCTCTACCAGTTGCCCGACCAGCAGTTCGCCAACCTGTACTGGTTCCGCGCCGACTGGTTCGAGCGTGCGGACCTGAAGGCCAAGTTCAAGGAGAAGTACGGTTACGAGCTGGGCGTACCGGTGAACTGGTCGGCCTATGAAGACATCGCCAAGTTCTTCAGCGAAGACGTCAAGGAAATCGACGGCAAGCGCGTCTACGGCCACATGGATTACGGCAAGAAAGACCCGTCCCTGGGCTGGCGCTTCACCGATGCCTGGTTCTCCATGGCCGGTGGCGGCGACAAGGGGTTGCCCAATGGTTTGCCGGTGGACGAGTGGGGCATCCGCGTCGAGGACTGCCATCCGGTGGGTTCCAGCGTGACCCGTGGCGGCGACACCAACGGTCCGGCGGCTGTGTTCGCGACCACCAAATACGTGGACTGGCTGAAGAAGTACGCGCCACCGGAAGCGGCGGGCATGACCTTCTCCGAGTCCGGCCCGGTGCCGTCCCAGGGCAACATCGCCCAGCAGATTTTCTGGTACACCGCTTTCACCGCCGACATGACCAAGCCGGGCCTGCCGGTGGTGAACGCCGATGGCACGCCGAAATGGCGCATGGCACCGTCGCCACGCGGTCCGTATTGGGAAGAGGGCATGAAGCTGGGCTATCAGGACGTGGGCTCTTGGACGTTCATGAAATCCACGCCTGAGAAGCAGAAACTCGCCGCCTGGCTCTATGCGCAGTTCGTGACGTCGAAAACCGTGTCGTTGAAGAAGACCATCGTCGGCCTGACACCGATTCGTGAGTCGGACATCAACTCCCAGGCGATGACCGACCTGGCGCCGAAACTCGGTGGCCTGGTGGAGTTCTACCGCAGCCCGGCCCGCGTGCAATGGACCCCGACCGGGACCAACGTGCCGGACTACCCGCGCCTGGCCCAGCTGTGGTGGAGCCACATCGCCGAAGCCGCCAGTGGCGAGAAGACTCCTCAGCAGGCGCTTGATGGATTGGCCAAGGACCAGGACGCGATCATGACTCGCCTGGAACGCTCCAAGGCCCAAGCCACCTGTGCCCCGAAAATGAACCCCGAGCGCGATGCGCAATACTGGTTCGACCAACCGGGCGCACCGAAGCCGAAACTGGCGAACGAGAAGCCTAAAGGTGAAACAGTGAGCTACGCCGAGCTGTTGAAATCATGGGAAGCGGCACGCAAGTAAAGCCCCCAAGCGTGATAACGAACGGCACCGAAAGGTGCCGTTTTTTTTGTATGCGCTTGTACCGCTATCGCGAGCAAGCTCGCTCCCACAGTTTTCCGGGTCGTTCACAGACCTCGCATATGCCACGAAATCCTCTGTGGGAGCGAGCCTGCTCGCGATAGTGGTGGGTCAGCTTGCATCGAGTTGACTGGGCTGACGCTATCGCGAGCAGGCTCGCTCCCACAGTTTTTTCGGGGCGCTCACAGACCTTGCATACGCCACGAAATCCTCTGTGGGAGCGAGCCTGCTCGCGATAACGGTGGGTCAGCTTGCATCGAGTTGACTGGGCTGACGCTATCGCGAGCAGGCTCGCTCCCACAGTTTTTTCGGGGCGCTCACAGACCTTGCATACGCCACGAAATCCTCTGTGGGAGCGAGCTTGCTCGCGATAGTGGTGGATCAGCTTGCATCGAGCTGACTGGGCTGACGCTATCGCGAGCAGGCTCGCACACAGGGGATTGTGGTGATCTGAAGGGAGAGTGATCAGCCCGCTTTGGCCGGGCTGGGTAAGGTGTTTCCGGCCATGGGCGATGGTGGGCTTTTCATCAGGGCATCCAATGCCTGCCGGTAGTTTTTGCCCGCCAGGCTCATGCTGTTGTTATGCGTCGCCCCCGGCACCAGCAGCAGGCGCTTGGGCTCGCGGGCTGCGTTGAACAGTTGCTCGCTGAAGCGCGGTGGGACGTAACGATCGGCGGAGCCATGCACCACCAGCAGCGGCATGTTGATCTCGCCGATTTTGTCGATGGAGTCGAATTTCTGCGACAACAACCAGCGCACCGGCAGTGACGTATTCGCCATCGCGGTGGCGACGTCGCCCAGGGAGGTGAACGTGGATTCGATGACCAGGCCTCGGACCTGGGCAGCGCCATTCTTCGCCGCCTCCTGGCCCAACTGCGCAGCAAGGTCCACCGCGACGGCACCGCCCAGTGAATGACCGTAGATCAGCCGCAGGGCCGGGTCCGGTTGCAGTACCTTGAGGCGTTCCCAAGCGATGCGTGCATCTTCATAGACGCTGGCTTCCGACGGCAGATCCCCACGGCTTTTG
The sequence above is drawn from the Pseudomonas sp. St316 genome and encodes:
- a CDS encoding alpha/beta hydrolase encodes the protein MPSLLLSGLKRRWLAWLCMSALVVGLPVGCAVLQHKERELVFRIEPGTASWFSGLPSGVQEFDLKPKSFKAGENIHGWWWPAERKNAPAILYLHGVRWNLTGQLFRIQQLRALGYSVLAIDYRGFGKSRGDLPSEASVYEDARIAWERLKVLQPDPALRLIYGHSLGGAVAVDLAAQLGQEAAKNGAAQVRGLVIESTFTSLGDVATAMANTSLPVRWLLSQKFDSIDKIGEINMPLLVVHGSADRYVPPRFSEQLFNAAREPKRLLLVPGATHNNSMSLAGKNYRQALDALMKSPPSPMAGNTLPSPAKAG
- a CDS encoding ABC transporter substrate-binding protein gives rise to the protein MFNKNNKLRHSVSLAAMLALSGLSAAAWADAYEDAAKKWIGSEFKPSTLTDAQQLEELKWFIKASEPFRGMKINVVSETLTTHEYESKVLAKAFTEITGIQLTHDLLQEGDVVEKMQTVMQSDKNIYDGWVNDSDLIGTHFRYGKTESITDLMANEGKNFTSPTLDLKDFIGTSFTTAPDGKLYQLPDQQFANLYWFRADWFERADLKAKFKEKYGYELGVPVNWSAYEDIAKFFSEDVKEIDGKRVYGHMDYGKKDPSLGWRFTDAWFSMAGGGDKGLPNGLPVDEWGIRVEDCHPVGSSVTRGGDTNGPAAVFATTKYVDWLKKYAPPEAAGMTFSESGPVPSQGNIAQQIFWYTAFTADMTKPGLPVVNADGTPKWRMAPSPRGPYWEEGMKLGYQDVGSWTFMKSTPEKQKLAAWLYAQFVTSKTVSLKKTIVGLTPIRESDINSQAMTDLAPKLGGLVEFYRSPARVQWTPTGTNVPDYPRLAQLWWSHIAEAASGEKTPQQALDGLAKDQDAIMTRLERSKAQATCAPKMNPERDAQYWFDQPGAPKPKLANEKPKGETVSYAELLKSWEAARK
- a CDS encoding sugar ABC transporter permease, which codes for MNKVQNNKAWWLVLPVFLLVAFSAVIPMMTVVNYSVQDIFDQSSRYFVGADWYKQVLLDPRLHDSLLRQFIYSACVLLIEIPLGIAIALTMPTKGKWSSLVLIILAIPLLIPWNVVGTIWQIFGRADIGLLGSTLNGLGINYNYAANTMDAWVTVLVMDVWHWTSLVALLCYSGLRAIPDVYYQAARIDRASNWAVFRHIQLPKMKSVLLIAVMLRFMDSFMIYTEPFVLTGGGPGNATTFLSQTLTQMAIGQFDLGPAAAFSLVYFLIILLVSWLFYTAMTHSDANR
- a CDS encoding carbohydrate ABC transporter permease, whose amino-acid sequence is MSKRKLIPLLIYILFLLVPIYWLLNMSFKSNTEILGSLTLWPQDFTFHNYKVIFTDPSWYTGYLNSLYYVSLNTVISLTVALPAAYAFSRYRFLGDKHLFFWLLTNRMAPPAVFLLPFFQLYSSIGLFDTHIAVALAHCLFNVPLAVWILEGFMSGVPKEIDETAYIDGYSFPKFFVKIFIPLIGSGIGVTAFFCFMFSWVELLLARTLTSVNAKPIAAVMTRTVSASGIDWGVLAAAGVLTILPGMLVIWFVRNHVAKGFALGRV
- a CDS encoding DUF2160 domain-containing protein; its protein translation is MEWMNWTAPTAAFFAVIAVLLVGMTTWELRSPSIPRRGFLPIATTRGDRLFIGLLGSAYLHMLVIGATDWSIWIAFALSLVWLLAVMRWG
- a CDS encoding ABC transporter ATP-binding protein, which encodes MAEIRLQNLAHSYTSTPAGPEDYAIREMNHIWEQGGAYALLGPSGCGKSTLLNIISGLLSPSEGQVMFDSKVVNELTPERRNIAQVFQFPVVYDTMTVFDNLAFPLRNQGMAEARVHTKVQEIAEVLDLQNLLDKKARNLTADEKQKVSMGRGLVRDDVSAILFDEPLTVIDPHLKWKLRRKLKQIHEQFNITMVYVTHDQLEASTFADKIAVMYGGQIVQFGTPRDLFERPSHTFVGYFIGSPGMNLIEVTAQPGGVGFGSTHLPLSDTLQQRVAQAQGKTLKVGIRPEFVHVWDGPYDDAMRADVVHVEDLGTYKILTLNLDGVPLKVRLAEDKPVPEGTAYISFPGQWLMVYADEYLLEPLSEVQP